The proteins below are encoded in one region of Amycolatopsis acidiphila:
- a CDS encoding ABC transporter ATP-binding protein, with amino-acid sequence MTATLDGSAVRPATDSAVRLAGVHKTFGQGAHSVPALAGVDLDVAPGEFVCLLGASGCGKTTLLNIIAGLDRPTTGELELNSSRPAVMFQEAALMPWLTASANVELPLRLAGVPRAARKSRTIELLDLVRLGGVGGKRPHELSGGMRQRVALARALASALHTGGSSDVPSLLLMDEPFSALDAITRDVLQAELLRVWRSTGAAVVFVTHDVREAVRLGQRVVLLSSRPGRVVQQWQVGDLSGAEEAETVDVVNQRLREVISSHATA; translated from the coding sequence ATGACCGCCACTTTGGACGGCTCGGCCGTGCGGCCCGCGACGGACAGTGCCGTGCGCCTGGCCGGAGTGCACAAGACGTTCGGGCAGGGCGCGCACAGCGTGCCCGCGCTCGCGGGGGTCGACCTCGACGTCGCGCCGGGCGAGTTCGTCTGCCTCCTGGGCGCGTCGGGCTGCGGCAAGACGACGCTGCTGAACATCATCGCGGGCCTGGACCGGCCGACGACGGGCGAGCTGGAGCTCAACAGCTCGCGCCCGGCGGTGATGTTCCAGGAGGCCGCGCTGATGCCGTGGCTCACCGCGTCCGCCAACGTGGAGCTGCCGCTGCGGCTGGCCGGAGTGCCGCGTGCGGCCCGCAAGAGCCGCACCATCGAGCTGCTGGACCTGGTCCGGCTCGGCGGTGTCGGTGGCAAGCGGCCACACGAGCTGTCCGGCGGGATGCGCCAGCGCGTCGCGCTCGCGCGGGCGCTCGCCTCGGCACTGCACACCGGCGGTTCGTCCGATGTCCCTTCCCTGCTGCTGATGGACGAGCCGTTCTCCGCGCTCGACGCGATCACCCGCGACGTACTGCAGGCCGAGCTGCTGCGGGTGTGGCGCTCGACCGGCGCGGCGGTCGTGTTCGTGACCCACGACGTGCGGGAGGCCGTGCGCCTGGGCCAGCGGGTCGTGCTGCTGTCGTCACGCCCGGGGCGGGTCGTGCAGCAGTGGCAGGTCGGCGACCTCTCCGGCGCGGAGGAAGCCGAGACCGTCGACGTCGTCAACCAGCGCCTGCGTGAGGTGATCTCCAGTCATGCCACGGCTTGA
- a CDS encoding ABC transporter substrate-binding protein, whose product MAAVAGCSRADRSDSSSAAATTGGTPATEVRLGYFPNVTHASALIGLDKGYFTQELGAGTKLTPTKFNAGPDEVSALLGGSLDIGFIGSGPAINAFAKSDGDAVRLISGATSGGAQLVVKPEINTPQDLQGKIVADPQAGNTQDVSLKKWISDQKLTGVNVQSEDNAVTLDQFRKGAIAGAWLPEPWSSRLVADAGAKVLVDEKSLWPDGQFPTTVLVVRTQFLTEHPQTVQAVLKAVLDANNLASGDPNEAKAAVNRQLKSLSGSALTQPVLDRAFADITLTTDPLASRFPQLAQDQVTAGIAKSAAKLNGFFDLTPLNAVLTEAGKPTVSAAGLDQK is encoded by the coding sequence ATGGCTGCGGTGGCCGGGTGTTCGCGGGCCGACCGGAGCGACAGCTCCTCCGCCGCCGCCACGACCGGTGGCACCCCCGCCACCGAGGTGCGGCTGGGCTACTTCCCCAACGTCACGCACGCCTCCGCGCTGATCGGGCTGGACAAGGGGTACTTCACCCAGGAGCTGGGCGCCGGCACCAAGCTCACCCCGACCAAGTTCAACGCGGGCCCGGACGAGGTCTCGGCGTTGCTCGGCGGCTCGCTCGACATCGGGTTCATCGGCTCGGGCCCGGCGATCAACGCGTTCGCCAAGTCCGACGGCGACGCCGTGCGGCTGATCTCCGGCGCGACCTCCGGCGGCGCCCAGCTCGTGGTGAAGCCGGAGATCAACACCCCGCAGGACCTGCAGGGCAAGATCGTCGCCGACCCGCAGGCCGGCAACACCCAGGACGTCTCGCTCAAGAAGTGGATCTCGGACCAGAAGCTCACCGGGGTCAACGTGCAGAGCGAGGACAACGCGGTCACCCTCGACCAGTTCCGCAAGGGCGCGATCGCCGGCGCGTGGCTGCCCGAGCCGTGGTCCTCGCGGCTGGTGGCCGACGCCGGGGCCAAGGTGCTGGTGGACGAGAAGAGCCTCTGGCCCGACGGACAGTTCCCCACCACCGTCCTCGTGGTGCGCACGCAGTTCCTCACCGAGCACCCGCAGACCGTGCAGGCGGTGCTCAAGGCGGTCCTCGACGCGAACAACCTGGCGTCGGGCGACCCGAACGAGGCCAAGGCCGCGGTGAACCGCCAGCTGAAGTCCCTGAGCGGCTCGGCCCTCACGCAGCCGGTGCTCGACCGGGCGTTCGCCGACATCACGCTGACCACCGACCCGCTCGCCTCGCGCTTCCCGCAGCTGGCACAGGACCAGGTGACGGCCGGGATCGCGAAGAGCGCGGCCAAGCTCAACGGGTTCTTCGACCTCACCCCGCTCAACGCCGTGCTCACCGAGGCCGGCAAGCCGACCGTGAGCGCCGCGGGACTCGACCAGAAATGA
- a CDS encoding phosphoadenylyl-sulfate reductase, with product MTAVTAKEELKALADKASVELADATAREALDWTVGTFGDDFIVASNMQDAVLIDLATQAKSDVDVLFLETGYHFAETIGTRDAVATVYPHVRIVNAQAEQSVAEQDAQYGPKLHERDPNQCCHLRKVVPLRNTLAKYSAWVTGVRRVDAPTRANTPIITWDERNGLVKINPIAPWTDEEFRAYIDSHGILENPLVSAGYPSIGCAPCTAKVSPGADPRSGRWAGQSKTECGLHG from the coding sequence ATGACCGCGGTCACCGCCAAGGAAGAGCTGAAAGCGTTGGCGGACAAGGCATCGGTGGAACTCGCGGACGCCACCGCTCGCGAAGCGCTGGACTGGACCGTGGGAACTTTCGGTGACGACTTCATCGTTGCCTCGAACATGCAGGACGCGGTGCTGATCGACCTGGCCACCCAGGCCAAGTCCGATGTGGACGTCCTGTTCCTGGAGACCGGTTACCACTTCGCCGAGACCATCGGCACCAGGGACGCCGTCGCGACGGTGTACCCGCACGTGCGGATCGTCAACGCGCAGGCCGAGCAGTCGGTCGCGGAGCAGGACGCGCAGTACGGGCCGAAGCTGCACGAGCGCGACCCGAACCAGTGCTGCCACCTGCGCAAGGTGGTGCCGCTGCGCAACACGCTGGCGAAGTACTCGGCGTGGGTCACCGGCGTGCGCCGGGTGGACGCACCGACCCGCGCGAACACCCCGATCATCACCTGGGACGAGCGCAACGGGCTGGTGAAGATCAACCCGATCGCGCCGTGGACCGACGAGGAGTTCCGCGCCTACATCGACTCGCACGGGATCCTGGAGAACCCGCTGGTGTCGGCGGGTTACCCGTCGATCGGCTGCGCCCCCTGCACGGCGAAGGTCAGCCCGGGCGCCGACCCCCGCAGCGGCCGCTGGGCCGGCCAGTCCAAGACCGAGTGCGGTTTGCACGGCTGA
- the cysD gene encoding sulfate adenylyltransferase subunit CysD produces MTTLEIPATDAATDNLAALESEAIHIFREVAGEFDRPVILFSGGKDSTLLLHLAIKAFWPAPVPFPLLHVDTGHNFDEVIAFRDQVVEKHGLRLIVANVQDWIDDGRLAERPDGTRNPLQTQPLLDTITEHKFDAVFGGGRRDEERARAKERIFSLRNAFGQWDPRRQRPELWNLYNGRHRPGEHVRVFPLSNWTEADVWNYIARENVELPSIYYAHRRKVYRRDGMWLTEGPWGGPRDGEEVKDLTVRYRTVGDGSCTGAVESDAGTVQDVIAEVLASRLTERGATRADDRLSEAAMEDRKREGYF; encoded by the coding sequence ATGACAACGCTGGAGATCCCCGCAACCGACGCCGCCACCGACAACCTGGCGGCGCTGGAGTCCGAGGCCATCCACATCTTCCGCGAGGTGGCGGGCGAGTTCGACCGGCCGGTGATCCTGTTCTCCGGCGGCAAGGACTCGACCCTGCTGCTGCACCTCGCGATCAAGGCGTTCTGGCCGGCACCGGTGCCGTTCCCGCTGCTGCACGTGGACACCGGGCACAACTTCGACGAGGTGATCGCCTTCCGCGACCAGGTCGTCGAGAAGCACGGCCTGCGCCTGATCGTGGCGAACGTGCAGGACTGGATCGACGACGGCCGCCTGGCCGAACGCCCCGACGGCACCCGCAACCCGCTGCAGACGCAGCCGCTGCTGGACACCATCACCGAGCACAAGTTCGACGCGGTCTTCGGCGGCGGCCGCCGCGACGAGGAGCGTGCCCGCGCCAAGGAGCGGATCTTCAGCCTGCGCAACGCGTTCGGCCAGTGGGACCCGCGCCGCCAGCGTCCCGAACTGTGGAACCTGTACAACGGCAGGCACCGTCCGGGGGAACATGTGCGGGTGTTCCCGCTGTCGAACTGGACCGAAGCCGACGTGTGGAACTACATCGCGCGCGAAAACGTCGAGCTGCCCTCGATCTACTACGCGCACCGGCGCAAGGTCTACCGGCGCGACGGGATGTGGCTCACCGAGGGTCCGTGGGGCGGCCCGCGTGACGGCGAAGAGGTCAAGGACCTGACCGTGCGCTACCGGACCGTCGGCGACGGCTCGTGCACGGGCGCGGTGGAGTCGGACGCCGGCACGGTGCAGGACGTCATCGCGGAGGTGCTGGCGAGCAGGCTCACCGAACGCGGCGCGACGCGCGCCGACGACCGGTTGTCCGAGGCCGCCATGGAGGACCGCAAGCGAGAGGGCTACTTCTGA
- a CDS encoding sulfate adenylyltransferase subunit 1: protein MSSLLRLATAGSVDDGKSTLVGRLLYDTKSVLADQLDAVTRASVDRGLSTPDLSLLVDGLRSEREQGITIDVAYRYFATPKRSFVLADTPGHVQYTRNTVTGASTSQLAILLVDARKGVIEQTRRHAAVLALLGVPRLVLAVNKIDLVDYDEETFAVIAKEFTDHATSLGYAPGSVLSIPVSALVGDNVVDRSDRTPWYEGPTLLDHLENVPAAPDPHDAAFRFPVQYVIRPRTPEYPDYRGYAGQVAAGTVRRGDQVVVLPAGLRTTVERIDTADGVLDEAAAGVSVTLLLADDFDISRGDVISAAADAPVPTDELAATVAWLSEKPLKAGARVLVKHGTRTVQAFVEELSSRFDEQKLSTVDAPGSLELNEIGQVRIRTAEPLPVDDYAVNRRTGSFLVIDAGDGATLAAGLVGAPLPVLRADRDVVSPGP from the coding sequence ATGAGTTCACTGCTTCGCCTTGCCACCGCGGGGAGCGTGGACGACGGGAAGTCCACCCTCGTCGGCAGGCTGCTGTACGACACCAAGTCCGTGCTGGCCGACCAGCTCGACGCGGTCACCCGCGCGAGCGTCGACCGCGGACTGTCCACTCCGGACCTTTCGCTGCTCGTCGACGGGCTGCGCTCGGAGCGCGAGCAGGGCATCACGATCGACGTGGCGTACCGCTACTTCGCCACCCCGAAGCGGTCCTTCGTGCTCGCCGACACCCCCGGCCATGTGCAGTACACCCGCAACACCGTCACCGGCGCCTCCACCTCGCAGCTGGCGATCCTGCTGGTGGACGCGCGCAAGGGCGTGATCGAGCAGACCCGCAGGCACGCGGCCGTGCTCGCGCTGCTGGGCGTGCCGCGCCTGGTGCTCGCGGTGAACAAGATCGACCTCGTCGACTACGACGAGGAGACCTTCGCGGTCATCGCCAAGGAGTTCACCGACCACGCCACCTCCCTCGGCTATGCGCCGGGCTCGGTGCTGTCGATCCCGGTGTCCGCGCTCGTGGGCGACAACGTGGTGGACCGCTCGGACAGGACACCGTGGTACGAGGGCCCGACGCTGCTCGATCACCTGGAGAACGTGCCCGCCGCCCCGGACCCGCACGACGCGGCGTTCCGGTTCCCGGTGCAGTACGTGATCCGCCCGCGCACGCCCGAGTATCCCGACTACCGCGGCTACGCGGGCCAGGTCGCGGCGGGCACGGTCCGTCGCGGCGACCAGGTCGTGGTGCTGCCCGCCGGGCTGCGCACCACGGTCGAGCGCATCGACACCGCCGACGGCGTGCTGGACGAGGCGGCCGCGGGCGTTTCGGTCACGCTGCTGCTGGCCGACGACTTCGACATCTCCCGTGGGGACGTCATCTCGGCCGCGGCCGACGCGCCGGTGCCGACCGACGAGCTCGCCGCGACCGTGGCGTGGCTGTCGGAGAAGCCGCTCAAGGCAGGGGCACGGGTGCTGGTCAAGCACGGCACCCGCACGGTCCAGGCCTTCGTCGAGGAGCTGTCGTCCCGCTTCGACGAGCAAAAGCTGTCCACTGTGGACGCGCCTGGCTCGCTGGAGCTCAACGAGATCGGGCAGGTCCGCATCCGCACCGCGGAGCCGCTGCCCGTCGACGACTACGCCGTCAACCGCCGCACCGGCTCGTTCCTGGTGATCGACGCGGGCGACGGCGCCACCCTCGCCGCGGGTCTGGTCGGCGCACCGCTGCCGGTGCTGCGCGCCGACCGCGACGTGGTCTCCCCCGGTCCCTGA